A genomic region of Notamacropus eugenii isolate mMacEug1 chromosome 3, mMacEug1.pri_v2, whole genome shotgun sequence contains the following coding sequences:
- the LOC140531983 gene encoding olfactory receptor 6C2-like → MRNHTGIILFILQGLTDDPQLKVLLFIFLFLTYMLSVTGNLIIITLTLVDPHLKAPMYFFLRSYSFLELSFTSVCIPRFLYHMSAGDYTVSYNACFTQLFFGILLGASEFFLLAAMSYDRYVAICKPLHYTTIMNDRVCSQLLLGCWLSGLMIVLPPLIMGLKLEFCDSKIIDHFLCDASPLLEITCSDTQVLERMILVSAVLTLIITLVLVVLSYGYIIKTILRFPSVQQKKKAFSTCSSHMIVISMTYGTCIFIYIKPSAKEGVALNKVVTLLATSVAPVMNPFIYTLRNIQKNCSDFKTLRGR, encoded by the coding sequence TGATCCACAGTTGAAGGTTCTGctctttatctttctgtttctgacCTACATGCTGAGTGTAACTGGAAACTTGATCATCATCACCCTCACTTTGGTTGATCCCCACCTTAAAGCtcccatgtattttttccttaggAGCTATTCCTTCTTAGAATTGTCATTCACAAGTGTCTGCATTCCCAGATTCCTGTACCACATGTCAGCTGGGGACTATACTGTGTCCTATAATGCATGTTTCACTCAATTATTTTTTGGTATCCTCCTTGGGGCCTCAGAATTTTTTCTCTTGGCTGCCATGTCTTATGATCGTTATGTAGCCATCTGCAAACCTCTTCACTACACAACCATCATGAACGACAGAGTCTGTTCTCAGCTCCTCCTGGGTTGTTGGCTGTCTGGGTTGATGATTGTTCTTCCACCACTTATTATGGGTCTTAAGCTAGAATTCTGTGATTCGAAAATTATCGACCATTTTCTTTGTGATGCATCACCATTGCTGGAGATCACATGCTCTGATACACAGGTACTAGAAAGAATGATTTTAGTCTCTGCTGTATTGACACTCATCATCACCTTAGTGTTAGTGGTTCTATCTTATGGCTATATCATCAAAACAATTCTCAGATTCCCTTCTgtccagcaaaagaaaaaagccttTTCTACTTGTTCCTCCCACATGATTGTAATCTCCATGACTTATGGAACCTGCATCTTCATTTATATCAAACCTTCTGCAAAAGAAGGGGTGGCTTTGAATAAGGTTGTAACACTGCTTGCAACCTCAGTGGCACCGGTAATGAACCCCTTTATTTATACTTTGAGGAATATTCAAAAGAATTGTAGTGATTTCAAAACTTTAAGAGGCAGATGA